One region of Tachysurus fulvidraco isolate hzauxx_2018 chromosome 9, HZAU_PFXX_2.0, whole genome shotgun sequence genomic DNA includes:
- the casp8ap2 gene encoding CASP8-associated protein 2 isoform X1, whose product MLTNRLSAERGSLYFSSNVRRSYLLTEMETSAIDELYGDLAQEHHDSVLNYDEDTVDIYSGLEDSPNRNKDHGKKNNAFVSPNRVKESLDLYEELITEEQEEKDTTYNELKSKFVAAQNQVQDLLARLQQMQTKNSSLHHENTQLKKNICALIKTAKIEIVRKDEVISKLSKRSNRGGFHPSSKERGHDAYSRSSPSVNTITGPVRESQERKRDEVPAEVSQGRPTFHRPGDPSEVDSTPLSSVILTRSNLDKPLNRQNKDSHGLDLLPNSIDNRQFRGNSSETSKSSETSTRQSVCDEAGCRRGMKQAGKESASKEDSCERSQTKMDKNGSERDQKKIARSTCGSSSSENQLRDDLATLRRSGHSRSPSSHASSSTPESRLNIDMQSRKDEPWHKQGQERPSEKTEVSGCRSEKSSSDKSHGKMEKRGSREHHRKEERRQEGTSSSERRRNKTDGIKEREYRKTRSEERNRGGEKNSNRGERKSTRSEISKEHERQSGKDSGTTRRMGNHADKSRVSDGNDRSRADVRENRRHASPLKPHHSAQDLRKDPADRRRTSDRTEASSRSKASSGHGDTRGETCTSSDRHGVGKGKSDKEKRSGSSDKGSKIALDNARIHKTSEDGNVQADGLANTRRKSPVRLTGSCDSSAMREESSPKRKLTFMETLNLTLSPVKTQNTSEQPREPAQTTPDDTLASNPTKDRSLFEVGEEFCVIDEVEDVSEDDSLALLTDASKQPHDLRPPTSLEVKGKELELPQRSFGDLNETRSGKADGTDTKMQDGLELRRTRCISQHKSVMDKTSVSELSKQDKPVENPTDVNYKEGPQASVKKNKERRRTGAKDSGEQDGIDDKPEESAVQNKTSQKKSVMPNTPPTDPSVCLEVVSSTVGLENNNRCKETISVSDMEITQVTFENADPCPGPQMGPSTEPANITTTARESGTSPEQASSSEPDSTENEIPKPSQSVVEHYDEDSMMLTLSNIKVIPELISPLTSPIRQIKKVQQQQNGKESHVKSLSKDFSSSATVADKDAVKMDMNKENKRPDSLVPPSVQKDQQEALSSTVPEEDLEEGEIISESDGEGALVIQSPPNEKRASLRNQSSPRSPSLQKKSQIVTPRQKQKKPTTSKDSPSSNKRRFKTVTVPPKAKISTSAEFMNMLLFIRSELRRKYMKLHKNVTKPAFICIVEMSQASYTEYVDSINFDKFCSQGNRIKPLLNKIIQTLMAKVSDNGIVNRIFEQQAEDLKQKLWNFVDGQFDFLFKELKAALKSATDLQKNKTASERKESNPSAKEDAFKLRPKEPLSTTENRPRIKSKGETDREGQKVQEQTRSSHSLPCRGLGSSGKNIKATMEEEAKVLEVPPYNHSNQQQVVSASEKSLHENVPAPENIPSNYTRRLSHTGSIQDRADFEILTEQQTSSLTFNLVTDSQMGDIFRCLLQGSDLLENSDHPNWPLSTPRKECQAGDNLLGVITPSKMITPSKLITTWTSVSPYKFQMPLNPALLDENCMLEVPSNAVPNQLVAAVATASSQQHYSILAEDLAVSLTIPSPLKSDCHLSFLNPDSGHPLSTPSNVISAHYSEDALLDGEDATEQDIHLSLETDNSSSPSSTSGNWEAFQFKPNLPMQAEVMERSNDHFIVRIRQTSVGVSEDPVEKHKETLPAAEDLSSHRVNLSLPVAGRPQVTSSEEEILQKNNSEEVLERGSSAISPKATESQIVEAHVDAVPAGVEAHVDAVPAGVEAHVDADPAGIEAHIDADPAGVAAAATESEHVVEDSCQRESRKRKKHHSGSKAKRSRREKSQDKPEKQRHKKRSKTTKEKNERTPLKKIKTPSPQLSPNSLSAKNVIRKKGEVVATWTREEDRDILVALKTKGPSSKTFAALASKLGKSEAQIEERFSQLMKLFKKKEKMGS is encoded by the exons ATGTTAACGAACAGGTTGTCAGCTGAACGTGGATCCTTAT ACTTCTCGAGCAATGTAAGGAGGTCGTACTTACTCACAGAGATGGAGACGAGCGCCATAGATGAGCTTTATGGTGATCTTGCTCAGGAACATCATG ATTCTGTCCTGAATTACGACGAAGACACCGTGGATATTTATTCGGGGCTTGAGGACAGTCCCAATAGAAATAAAGATCACG GCAAGAAGAACAACGCTTTTGTTTCACCTAACAGGGTGAAGGAGTCGTTAGATTTGTACGAGGAACTCATTACCGAAGAGCAAGAGGAGAAAGACACAACCTATAATGAG TTGAAAAGTAAATTCGTTGCGGCACAAAACCAAGTGCAAGATTTGCTTGCACGGTTGCAGCAGATGCAAACTAAG AACTCAAGTTTACATCATGAAAACACTCAGCTCAAGAAAAACATATGCGCACTTATCAAAACTGCTAAGATCGAGATTGTGAGGAAGGACGAGGTCATAAGCAAATTAAGCAAAAG ATCAAACCGGGGTGGTTTCCATCCGTCTTCGAAGGAAAGAGGACACGATGCCTACAGCAGGAGCTCACCGAGTGTAAACACAATCACTGGTCCTGTGAGGGAGTCTCAGGAACGTAAAAGAGATGAGGTACCAGCAGAGGTGTCACAGGGTAGACCGACGTTTCATCGGCCCGGTGATCCGTCTGAGGTGGATTCAACACCCTTGTCGTCTGTGATTCTGACCAGGAGCAACCTTGACAAACCTTTAAATCGGCAAAATAAGGATTCTCACGGTTTAGATTTGCTTCCGAACTCTATCGATAACAGACAATTTCGGGGTAACAGCTCTGAGACTAGCAAAAGCTCTGAGACTAGCACTAGGCAGAGCGTTTGTGACGAAGCAGGTTGCAGGAGAGGAATGAAACAGGCTGGTAAAGAGAGCGCCTCAAAAGAGGACTCGTGTGAAAGATCTCAAACCAAGATGGATAAAAACGGATCAGAAAGAGATCAAAAGAAGATCGCAAGAAGCACTTGTGGATCAAGCAGTAGTGAAAATCAACTGCGGGATGACCTGGCAACACTCAGGAGATCCGGTCACTCAAGGAGTCCTTCCTCTCATGCCTCCTCGTCTACACCAGAGTCTAGATTAAATATAGACATGCAGAGCAGGAAAGATGAACCCTGGCATAAGCAAGGACAGGAAAGACCGAGTGAAAAAACAGAGGTTTCTGGCTGTAGAAGCGAAAAGAGCAGCTCGGACAAGTCGCACGGAAAGATGGAGAAAAGAGGGTCGAGGGAACATCACAGAAAAGAGGAAAGGAGGCAAGAGGGTACGAGCAGCTCGGAAAGGAGACGCAACAAAACTGACGGGATCAAGGAGCGTGAGTATAGAAAGACTCGTAGTGAAGAAAGGAATAGAGGAGGTGAAAAGAATAGCAATAGGGGGGAGAGAAAAAGCACCAGGTCTGAGATTAGTAAAGAACATGAGCGACAGAGTGGCAAAGATTCAGGTACCACAAGGAGGATGGGTAATCATGCAGACAAGAGCCGCGTCAGTGACGGAAACGACCGAAGCCGCGCCGACGTGCGTGAGAATAGACGTCATGCTTCGCCACTTAAACCACATCACAGTGCTCAAGATCTCAGAAAAGATCCAGCTGACCGAAGGAGAACGTCCGACAGAACCGAAGCGTCATCCAGGAGCAAGGCGTCAAGCGGTCATGGCGATACTAGAGGAGAGACTTGTACGAGTTCTGATAGACATGGTGTCGGAAAAGGGAAGAGCGATAAAGAAAAACGAAGTGGCTCTTCAGACAAAGGCTCAaaaatcgctctggataatgcAAGGATACACAAAACGAGCGAGGACGGGAACGTTCAAGCAGACGGTCTCGCAAACACCAGAAGAAAATCGCCAGTAAGGTTAACCGGCAGCTGCGATAGCTCTGCCATGCGAGAAGAGAGTAGTCCAAAAAGGAAATTAACCTTTATGGAAACTCTAAACCTGACTCTCTCACCAGTTAAAACGCAAAACACCTCCGAGCAACCCCGAGAGCCGGCGCAGACGACTCCTGACGACACCCTGGCAAGCAATCCGACTAAAGACAGGAGTCTGTTCGAGGTCGGAGAAGAGTTCTGCGTCATCGACGAAGTAGAGGACGTGTCTGAAGATGATTCTTTGGCACTCCTTACCGATGCATCCAAACAGCCACATGATCTCCGACCACCAACAAGCCTGGAAGTCAAAGGAAAGGAACTTGAATTGCCTCAGAGGTCTTTTGGTGACCTGAACGAAACTCGGTCTGGGAAAGCCGACGGTACGGATACCAAGATGCAAGATGGTTTAGAATTACGTCGTACTAGATGTATTTCTCAGCACAAATCTGTGATGGACAAAACTTCTGTTTCTGAACTCTCTAAACAAGATAAACCGGTTGAAAATCCCACTGATGTCAACTACAAAGAAGGTCCTCAGGCttctgtgaagaaaaacaaggagaggagaagaaCCGGTGCTAAGGATTCTGGTGAACAAGACGGAATAGATGATAAACCAGAGGAATCAGCAGTTCAGAATAAAACATCTCAGAAGAAATCTGTCATGCCGAATACTCCTCCTACAGACCCCTCTGTGTGTTTAGAAGTTGTTTCGAGCACTGTCGGTTTGGAAAATAACAACCGATGCAAAGAAACAATATCTGTTTCAGACATGGAAATCACACAAGTCACATTTGAGAATGCAGATCCCTGTCCAGGCCCACAAATGGGGCCAAGCACCGAGCCGGCGAACATCACGACCACAGCCCGAGAGTCGGGAACATCACCCGAACAAGCGAGCTCCTCTGAGCCTGATTCCACCGAGAACGAGATTCCCAAACCTTCCCAGTCTGTAGTGGAGCATTATGATGAAGATTCCATGATGCTGACTCTGAGCAACATTAAGGTTATTCCAGAACTCATCAGTCCTTTAACAAGCCCAATACGCCAGATAAAGAAAGTCCAGCAGCAGCAAAACGGAAAAGAGTCCCATGTCAAAAGTCTCAGCAAAG ATTTCTCTTCATCTGCCACAGTGGCAGATAAGGACGCAGTCAAGATGGACATgaacaaagaaaacaagagaCCTGATTCCTTAGTACCACCTAGTGTGCAGAAAGATCAGCAAGAGGCGCTTTCCTCGACTGTTCCCGAAGAAGACTTGGAAGAAGGGGAAATTATCAGTGAGAGTGATggagaaggtgctctggtcattCAGAGTCCTCCAAATGAAAAAAGAGCAAGTTTAAGGAATCAGTCGAGTCCCAGATCTCCTAGCTTACAAAAGAAGTCTCAAATTGTTACTCccagacagaaacaaaaaaaacccacaacttCTAAAGACAGTCCGTCCTCGAACAAGAGGCGTTTCAAAACCGTCACCGTCCCACCCAAGGCGAAAATATCAACATCTGCTGAATTTATGaacatgttattatttattcgTTCAGAGCTGAGACGGAAATACATGAAACTTCATAAAAACGTCACCAAACCAGCTTTTATCTGTATCGTTGAAATGTCCCAAGCTTCATACACAGAATATGTTGACAGCATCAACTTTGACAAATTTTGCAGTCAAGGAAATCGTATCAAACCTCTGCTCAATAAGATCATCCAGACGTTAATGGCCAAGGTGTCCGACAACGGCATCGTGAACCGGATCTTCGAGCAACAAGCCGAAGATCTCAAGCAGAAGCTGTGGAACTTTGTCGACGGTCAGTTCGATTTTCTGTTTAAGGAACTAAAAGCAGCGCTTAAAAGTGCTACAGATCTCCAGAAGAATAAAACGGCGTCAGAAAGAAAGGAGTCGAATCCTAGCGCCAAAGAGGATGCGTTTAAGCTACGACCTAAAGAACCTTTGAGCACAACCGAAAACAGACCACGTATAAAATCTAAGGGTGAAACAGACCGTGAAGGACAAAAGGTCCAGGAGCAGACAAGAAGTTCACATAGCTTGCCATGTAGAGGTCTTGGCAGCAGTGGGAAAAACATCAAGGCCACCATGGAGGAGGAGGCCAAGGTACTAGAAGTACCCCCATATAACCATTCTAATCAGCAGCAAGTGGTTTCAGCCTCTGAGAAATCTCTTCATGAAAATGTCCCTGCACCTGAGAACATACCCTCCAACTATACCCGACGTCTTTCTCACACCGGATCGATACAAGACAGGGCAGACTTTGAGATACTGACAGAGCAGCAAACGTCAAGTTTGACCTTTAATTTGGTAACCGATTCCCAAATGGGAGATATATTCAGATGTCTCTTGCAAGGGTCTGATCTACTCGAGAATAGCGATCATCCAAACTGGCCTCTCAGCACTCCGAGGAAAGAATGTCAAGCTGGAGACAATCTCCTGGGGGTCATAACACCCAGCAAGATGATAACACCATCGAAGCTCATCACAACATGGACATCCGTTTCACCTTACAAGTTTCAAATGCCGTTAAATCCGGCGCTCCTCGATGAAAACTGCATGTTAGAGGTCCCGTCTAACGCTGTTCCTAACCAGTTGGTCGCTGCCGTGGCCACAGCGAGTTCCCAGCAGCATTACTCTATCTTGGCAGAAGATTTGGCCGTATCTCTTACCATTCCCTCACCCTTGAAATCAGACTGCCACTTGAGCTTTTTGAACCCAGATAGCGGACATCCGCTGTCCACACCGAGCAACGTCATCAGTGCGCACTACAGCGAGGATGCACTTCTCGACGGAGAAGATGCCACAGAGCAAGATATTCATTTGTCTCTTGAAACGGACAACTCCAGCAGTCCGTCAAGTACCAGTGGAAATTGGGAAGCGTTCCAGTTTAAACCGAACTTGCCTATGCAGGCAGAGGTAATGGAGAGGTCCAACGATCACTTTATAGTTCGGATCAGACAAACGTCTGTCGGGGTGTCAGAGGATCCCGTGGAGAAGCACAAAGAAACACTGCCAGCTGCAGAGGATTTGTCTTCCCATAGGGTGAACCTGAGTCTACCCGTGGCAGGTAGGCCTCAGGTCACTTCAAGTGAAGAAgaaatattacagaagaatAACTCAGAAGAAGTCCTAGAAAGAGGCAGTTCAGCCATCTCGCCCAAAGCCACTGAGAGCCAGATTGTGGAAGCTCACGTAGATGCCGTTCCCGCGGGAGTCGAAGCTCACGTAGATGCCGTTCCCGCGGGAGTCGAAGCTCACGTAGATGCCGATCCCGCAGGAATCGAAGCTCACATAGATGCCGATCCCGCTGGAGTCGCTGCTGCTGCCACAGAATCCGAACACGTGGTGGAGGACTCATGCCAACGTGAGTCTAGGAAGCGTAAGAAACACCATTCGGGTTCAAAAGCAAAACGCTCTAGAAGAGAGAAATCGCAAGACAAACCAGAAAAGCAAAGGCACAAAAAGAGGTCAAAAACAACCAAGGAAAAAAACGAGAGGACTCCGTTAAAGAAGATCAAGACTCCGTCTCCTCAGTTGTCTCCGAACAGTCTCTCGGCTAAGAACGTAATCAGGAAAAAAGGAGAGGTTGTTGCGACATGGACTAG ggAGGAAGACCGAGATATTCTCGTTGCACTCAAAACGAAAGGACCATCCTCGAAAACATTCGCCGCTCTGGCGTCCAAGTTGGGAAAGTCAGAAGCAcag ATCGAAGAACGGTTCAGCCAGCTCATgaaactgtttaaaaagaaagagaaaatgggaAGCTGA